The following coding sequences are from one Streptomyces sp. V3I7 window:
- the mtrB gene encoding MtrAB system histidine kinase MtrB has product MPVDSAASGPGAPGAGPGRPVGRGSAAVRWSRLFESGLLEGGVQGSPVLRLFARWVRRPLLPVMRLWRRNIQLKVVVTTLLMSLGVVLLLGFVVIGQVRNGLLDAKVKASQSQATGGFAAARQKADEAASGSGDETAAVDGQQSQNVIQWMSDLVEYLSNGNGGQGAFEVVTLPADDDSAGGRSPRGSGYVDPSASVPETLRARVGGSTTAAQSYTRVVYSNGKESAPALVIGKQVNDPNSDPYELYYLFPLTQEEKSLSLVKGTLATAGLFVVVLLGAIAWLVVRQVVTPVRMAAGIAERLSAGHLQERMKVTGEDDIARLGEAFNKMAQNLQLKIQQLEELSRMQRRFVSDVSHELRTPLTTVRMAADVIHEAREDFDPVTARSAELLADQLDRFESLLADLLEISRFDAGAAALEAEPIDLREVVRRVVSGAAPLAERKGTRIRVRGDQQPVVAEADARRVERVLRNLVVNAVEHGEGKDVVVKLAAAGGAVAVAVRDYGVGLKPGEATRVFSRFWRADPARARTTGGTGLGLSIALEDARLHGGWLQAWGEPGGGSQFRLTLPRTADEPLRGSPIPLEPKDSRRNRGLSDAGLPSGGEDKRATVPAQSTGGQVPSLPPRTTMAQRTPAADPTALPGNGARVVPRPTGSVRRQDDPPADEPADAARDEARDEASAPAAEPEEDSQTSGTSGEAIRGR; this is encoded by the coding sequence ATGCCCGTGGACAGTGCCGCTTCGGGCCCCGGTGCGCCCGGGGCAGGGCCGGGGCGGCCTGTCGGCCGGGGCAGCGCGGCGGTCCGCTGGAGCCGCCTGTTCGAGAGCGGACTGCTCGAGGGCGGTGTCCAGGGCAGCCCGGTCCTGCGCCTGTTCGCCCGCTGGGTGCGCCGGCCGCTGCTGCCGGTCATGCGGCTGTGGCGGCGCAACATCCAGCTCAAGGTCGTCGTCACGACGCTGCTGATGTCGCTGGGCGTCGTCCTGCTGCTGGGCTTCGTCGTCATCGGCCAGGTGCGCAACGGCCTGCTCGACGCCAAGGTGAAGGCGTCGCAGAGCCAGGCCACCGGCGGGTTCGCGGCGGCCCGGCAGAAGGCGGACGAGGCCGCGTCCGGTTCCGGTGACGAAACCGCGGCCGTGGACGGACAGCAGTCGCAGAACGTCATCCAGTGGATGAGCGACCTCGTCGAGTACCTCTCCAACGGCAACGGCGGCCAGGGCGCCTTCGAGGTCGTCACCCTCCCCGCGGACGACGACAGTGCCGGCGGCCGCAGCCCGCGCGGCTCGGGATACGTCGACCCGTCCGCCAGCGTGCCGGAGACCCTCCGCGCGCGGGTCGGCGGCAGTACGACGGCAGCCCAGAGCTACACGCGCGTCGTCTACAGCAACGGCAAGGAGTCCGCGCCCGCGCTGGTCATCGGCAAGCAGGTCAACGACCCGAACAGCGACCCGTACGAGCTGTACTACCTCTTCCCGCTCACGCAGGAGGAGAAGTCCCTCAGCCTGGTCAAGGGCACACTCGCGACCGCCGGCCTCTTCGTCGTCGTCCTCCTCGGGGCCATCGCGTGGCTCGTGGTAAGGCAGGTCGTCACGCCCGTGCGGATGGCGGCCGGGATCGCGGAGCGGCTGTCCGCGGGGCACCTGCAGGAGCGGATGAAGGTCACCGGCGAGGACGACATCGCGCGGCTCGGCGAGGCCTTCAACAAGATGGCGCAGAACCTGCAGCTGAAGATCCAGCAGCTGGAGGAGCTGTCGCGGATGCAGCGGCGGTTCGTCTCCGACGTGTCGCACGAGCTGCGCACGCCGCTGACGACCGTACGGATGGCCGCCGACGTCATCCACGAGGCGCGCGAGGACTTCGACCCGGTGACCGCACGGTCCGCCGAACTGCTCGCCGACCAGCTCGACCGGTTCGAGTCGCTGCTCGCGGACCTGCTGGAGATCAGCCGCTTCGACGCGGGCGCGGCGGCGCTGGAAGCCGAGCCGATCGACCTCAGGGAGGTCGTCCGGCGCGTCGTCAGCGGGGCCGCACCGCTCGCCGAGCGCAAGGGCACGCGCATCCGCGTCCGCGGCGACCAGCAGCCCGTCGTCGCCGAGGCGGACGCCCGGCGCGTGGAGCGGGTGCTGCGCAATCTCGTCGTCAACGCCGTGGAGCACGGCGAGGGCAAGGACGTCGTGGTGAAGCTGGCCGCGGCGGGCGGCGCGGTCGCGGTCGCGGTGCGCGACTACGGCGTCGGGCTCAAGCCCGGCGAGGCGACCCGCGTCTTCAGCCGCTTCTGGCGCGCCGACCCGGCACGCGCGCGTACCACGGGCGGTACGGGTCTGGGCCTGTCCATCGCCCTGGAGGACGCCCGCCTGCACGGCGGCTGGCTCCAGGCCTGGGGCGAGCCGGGCGGCGGCTCGCAGTTCCGGCTCACGCTGCCGCGGACCGCGGACGAGCCGCTGCGGGGCTCGCCGATACCGCTGGAGCCGAAGGACTCGCGGCGCAACCGGGGCCTCAGTGACGCCGGCCTGCCGAGCGGGGGCGAGGACAAGCGGGCCACGGTGCCGGCGCAGTCCACCGGCGGCCAGGTGCCGTCGCTGCCGCCGCGCACCACGATGGCGCAGCGGACGCCCGCGGCCGACCCGACCGCCCTGCCCGGCAACGGAGCCCGTGTGGTGCCCCGGCCGACGGGGAGCGTCCGGCGCCAGGACGACCCGCCCGCCGACGAGCCCGCCGACGCGGCGCGCGACGAGGCGCGCGACGAGGCTTCCGCTCCGGCCGCCGAGCCGGAGGAGGACTCGCAGACATCCGGAACATCAGGGGAGGCAATTCGTGGGCGCTGA
- the mtnA gene encoding S-methyl-5-thioribose-1-phosphate isomerase, producing MADQDAQPGEDKRPTVIPVIRWEEPPEGPVVILLDQTRLPAEEVELVCTDASALVEAIQSLAVRGAPLLGIAGAYGVALAAARGFDVDEAASALRDARPTAVNLSVGVDRARSAYRAAITQGADPRQAAAAALDAALKLHREDAEASARMAAHGLALLGELLPGGGHRILTHCNSGALVSGGEGTGFAVALAAHRAGQLRRLWVDETRPLLQGARLTAYEAARHDMAYTLLTDNAAGSLFAAGEVDAVVIGADRIAADGSVANKVGSYPLAVLARYHHVPFIVVAPVTTVDPHTPDGASIEVEQRPGSEVTELRTPQVPGAGAGGGVPVAPLGTQAYNPAFDVTPPELVTAIVTEEGAVSPVTAEALAQVCAQAGQVTIG from the coding sequence ATGGCTGATCAGGACGCACAACCTGGCGAGGACAAGCGACCGACCGTGATACCGGTGATCCGCTGGGAGGAACCGCCCGAAGGTCCCGTAGTGATCCTTCTCGACCAGACCAGGCTGCCGGCCGAGGAAGTCGAGCTGGTGTGCACGGACGCGTCCGCGCTGGTCGAGGCGATCCAGTCGCTCGCGGTGCGCGGGGCGCCGCTGCTCGGCATCGCGGGGGCGTACGGGGTCGCGCTCGCCGCCGCGCGCGGATTCGACGTGGACGAGGCCGCGAGTGCGCTCCGGGACGCCCGGCCCACGGCGGTCAACCTCTCCGTCGGCGTCGACCGGGCCCGCTCCGCGTACCGGGCCGCGATCACCCAGGGCGCTGACCCGCGGCAGGCGGCCGCGGCGGCACTGGACGCCGCGCTGAAGCTGCACCGCGAGGACGCCGAGGCCAGCGCCCGGATGGCGGCGCACGGACTGGCGCTGCTGGGCGAGCTGCTGCCCGGCGGCGGTCACCGGATCCTGACCCACTGCAACTCCGGGGCGCTGGTGTCGGGCGGGGAGGGCACCGGGTTCGCCGTGGCGCTCGCCGCACACCGGGCCGGGCAGCTGCGGCGCCTGTGGGTGGACGAGACGCGCCCGCTGCTCCAGGGCGCCCGCCTCACGGCGTACGAGGCGGCGCGGCACGACATGGCGTACACGCTGCTCACGGACAACGCGGCGGGGTCGCTGTTCGCGGCGGGCGAGGTGGACGCGGTGGTGATCGGGGCGGACCGGATCGCGGCCGACGGCTCGGTGGCGAACAAGGTGGGCAGCTACCCCCTCGCGGTGCTCGCCCGCTACCACCATGTGCCGTTCATCGTGGTCGCGCCGGTGACGACGGTCGACCCGCACACGCCGGACGGGGCGTCCATCGAGGTCGAGCAGCGCCCCGGCTCCGAGGTGACCGAGTTGAGGACACCCCAGGTGCCCGGCGCCGGCGCGGGAGGCGGGGTCCCGGTGGCGCCGCTCGGGACGCAGGCGTACAACCCCGCGTTCGACGTGACGCCGCCCGAGCTGGTGACCGCCATCGTCACCGAGGAGGGCGCCGTGTCGCCCGTGACGGCCGAGGCGCTCGCGCAGGTCTGCGCCCAGGCGGGGCAGGTGACGATCGGCTAG
- the mtrA gene encoding two-component system response regulator MtrA, with amino-acid sequence MMSFMKGRVLVVDDDTALAEMLGIVLRGEGFEPSFVADGDKALAAFRETKPDLVLLDLMLPGRDGIEVCRLIRAESGVPIVMLTAKSDTVDVVVGLESGADDYIVKPFKPKELVARIRARLRRSEEPTPEQLAIGDLVIDVAGHSVKRDGQSIALTPLEFDLLVALARKPWQVFTREVLLEQVWGYRHAADTRLVNVHVQRLRSKVEKDPERPEIVVTVRGVGYKAGPS; translated from the coding sequence ATGATGTCGTTTATGAAGGGACGAGTCCTCGTCGTCGACGACGACACCGCACTGGCCGAGATGCTCGGCATCGTGTTGCGTGGTGAAGGTTTTGAGCCGTCTTTCGTAGCCGACGGCGACAAGGCGCTGGCCGCGTTCCGTGAGACCAAGCCCGATCTCGTGCTGCTCGACCTGATGCTTCCCGGCCGGGACGGCATCGAGGTGTGCCGCCTGATCCGGGCCGAGTCCGGCGTGCCGATCGTGATGCTCACGGCCAAGAGCGACACCGTCGACGTCGTCGTCGGCCTCGAGTCGGGTGCCGACGACTACATCGTGAAGCCCTTCAAGCCGAAGGAGCTGGTCGCCCGCATACGGGCGCGGCTGCGCAGGTCGGAGGAGCCCACGCCGGAGCAACTCGCCATCGGCGACCTGGTCATCGACGTCGCCGGGCACTCCGTGAAGCGGGACGGCCAGTCGATCGCGCTGACGCCGCTGGAGTTCGACCTGCTGGTCGCGCTCGCCCGCAAGCCGTGGCAGGTCTTCACCCGCGAGGTGCTCCTGGAGCAGGTGTGGGGTTACCGGCACGCCGCCGACACCCGCTTGGTCAACGTGCACGTCCAGCGGCTGCGTTCCAAGGTCGAGAAGGACCCGGAGCGGCCGGAGATCGTGGTGACCGTTCGCGGCGTCGGTTACAAGGCCGGACCCAGCTGA